TGGCTGATAGTCAGCTAACACTGCGGCAGTATTGAATCCCCATGTAACAGCAATTGCACAGACTCGAATCTTACGTGCAGCTTCAAGATCACGAGTTTCGTCACCAACGTAGGCGACTTGTGTGGGTTTTAGGTGCTGTTGATACAGGCAGCGCCGAATTAGGCGATTTTTACCAAACAGCGTTGCACCGGAATAGATAAAGTCAAACAGAGTATCCATCTTGTTGCTGGCGAGAAACGTTTCTACGTTATCTCTGCCATTGGAGGTGAGAATGCCCAAGCGATAGCCCTGCTGCTTCAGGGTAGCCAATGTTTCGGGTATACCTACGATCGGTTTTAGATGATGCACCACTTGGTTGACTTCTGCTTTTAACCGACGAATCAGCAGGGGCAGATGAAAAATTGACACACCAGATTGTCGAATGATTTGGCGAGAGTTGAGGTTGCGCAGTTGGTCAATCTCAGCCTCAGAGGCAACCGGATAGCCAAACTCTTGGGCTAGTTTGTTGCAGATAGTAACAATTGTAAGGAATGAGTCTGCGATCGTCCCATCAAAATCAAAGATAAAGGTGTCTATGGATTTGGTTGTAAACATCGATGGTTATAGTTAGCACGGGCATTACGCCGTAGCATGTAGGGTTTTATCCGTCGCAGTGCCGATGCCGGAAATCGGCGTTCCCATTCTTCGTCAGAAAGGGTTGCCAACTCTGCAAGCGTAGGAGCAACATTACCAGCATACGGTTGAAATTCTTCTACTGTTGTTTCTTTTGCAAATCGCTGGTTCCAGGGACACACATCTTGACAAATATCACAACCCGCAACCCAGCCATGCAGATGGGGATGGATCCAATCTG
This sequence is a window from Cyanobacteriota bacterium. Protein-coding genes within it:
- a CDS encoding HAD-IA family hydrolase, whose translation is MFTTKSIDTFIFDFDGTIADSFLTIVTICNKLAQEFGYPVASEAEIDQLRNLNSRQIIRQSGVSIFHLPLLIRRLKAEVNQVVHHLKPIVGIPETLATLKQQGYRLGILTSNGRDNVETFLASNKMDTLFDFIYSGATLFGKNRLIRRCLYQQHLKPTQVAYVGDETRDLEAARKIRVCAIAVTWGFNTAAVLADYQPDFLLSCPRELITVANILATTAHK